CGACAGCGTCGGCGCGCAGGCGAATCGCATCGAGCCGATCTTCAAGCAGCCGGATTACGTCCATCTCGTGCCGCAGATCGACATCGCCTATGGCAATGAGAAATCGATCTCCATCCTCGAGGCGGGCCACAGGCTCGGCGACGCCATCGTGCGCTGCATCGGCGCAGCGGACGGCTTCGATCTCCGCAAGAGCGCGCATGACGCCTTCGAGCTGTTCCATGACGCGAATGATTCCTCGGCCATTGCGCGGCTTTCGCCGACCTCGCTCGTGTTCGGCGTATGGGACTCGCGCGACACGCAGGCGAAGCTGCCGCGTATCGTGCAATCGACGATCCGCGCCTTCGACGTCGATGTGCTGCGCCGCTCGGCGCAATATAATCCCGCGGTCGACTACTCCACGCTCGACGTGTTCGGCGAGGAGGAAAAGGCCAAGCAGGAGGGCGATCCCAAGAGCCCGCTCGCCAAGCGCGGCTTCGTTCATGTTCCCGCAGGGCAAGCGCCCGGCGGCGTCATCGCGCGCGGGCCGATCCGCCGCGACGTGACTGTCAATCTCGTCGCCTTGCGACGCTTGCAGGGCGAAAACGGCGAAGCCCTGCGCCGCTATATTCTCGGCCTTTCGCTCGTCGCCGCCACGGCGCCGCTCGATCTCTTCCTTCGTCAAGGTTGCCTGCTCGTTCCGGACATCGACGCGCCGGCGCGGTGGAGGCGAATCGATCGCAATGGCGCGCGCGTCGAGATCGATCTCGCCGGCGATGCGGCGCTCGCTTACGCCAGCGACGCGGCGAAAGCCTTCGGCGTCGCATCGCCGCGCATCGTCTCGTTCGACAAGGGGCGCGCTAAGGAAGACGCCAAGAAGGCGGATAAAAAAGCCAAAAAGGCCGAGAAGGAAACCGAGACCGCCTGAGGCCGCGCCCATGCCCGCTCTTCTCGTGACCGTGCGCTTCGTCGAGGGGCGCTATCACGGCCGGCCGGAATGGCCGCCCTCCCCCGCGCGGCTGTTTCAGGCGCTCGTCGCCGGAGCCGCGCGCGGCGCGCGGCTCCATGAGGACGATATTCGCGCTCTGCGATGGCTCGAAGCTCTCGCTCCGCCGGTCATCTTCGCGCCGCCGGCGCGCGAGGGCGCGGGCTTCGTCAATTTCGTGCCCAATAATGATCTCGACGCGGTCGACGGCGATCCGACGCGCGTCGGCGAGCTGCGAGTCGGCAAGACGATCAAGCCGCGCTACTTCGACGCCGACGCGCCGCTGCATTATCTCTGGGCCTTCGATGAGAACCCTGCGCACGCTCTCGCCGCGCAGATCGGCTCGATCGCGGAGCGGCTCTATCAGCTCGGCCGCGGCGTCGACATGGCGCATGCGCAGGCTGTGATCTTGGACGATGAAGCGACGCATCGCCTCGATCTCGAAGGGCGCGCGCATTATCCAGCCCCGACGCGCGGCGCGCTGCCTCTCGCCTGCCCGACCAATGGCTCCCTCGACAGCCTCATGCTCCGCCATGAGGCCTTCCGCCATCGTTTTCTCGATGCTGTCGGCGCCGGCAAAAGAAGCGCGGGAGGTCGCGTCTTCGCGCAACCACCCAAGCCACTTATTCGTATCATCGGCTATGACAGCCCGGCGCGGCTTCTGCTCTATGACATCCGCCGCATCGAGGTGGAGAAGAGCGATCCGCTCTTCGCGCCGCAGCCGCTCACCAAGACCGCGACTCTCGTCGTCACGCTTCGCGACGCCGCGGCCGCTCGGCTGTGCCGCGCGCTTCCGCCGCCGCGGGCCGCGCTCGTCGAGCCCGTCTTCGTCGGCCGTGGCGCGACCGATGCCGACAAGACGAGCCGCATCAGGATCATTCCGCTTCCCTCGGTCGGTTTCGTTCATGCCGACCGCGCCATTCGCCGGGTCCTGGTCGCCGTTCCCGCGAATTGTCCCTTGCCCGTCGACGACATCGAGTGGGCTTTCTCGGGAAGAGACGAAGCGAAAGGCGCCCCGGACAAGGGGATGAGCTGGTCGCTCGTTCCTGCTTCGGACCGCACTATGCTCAGGCGCTACGCGGCCGAAGGAGAGAAGGCGGCGTCGGTTTGGCGCAGCGTGACGCCGGCCGCTCTACCCGTCGGCCGAAGATGGGGACGAGGCGGCGGCTTCGCTCGCTCGGAGGCGGAAGCGGCGGCGGCGCACGCCGTGCGGGATGCGCTTCGCCATGAAGGCGTCCATGAGACGGCTCTCGCCATTCGAGTTCAGCGCGAGCCTTTCGACGCCAATGGCGCACGCGCCGAGAATTTCGCGGGCGCGCGATTCGAGCCGGCGCAATTATGGCATGTCGAGATTACTTTCGCTGCTCCGGTTTTTGGGCCGCTCGTCATCGGCGACGGCCGCTGGCTCGGCCTCGGCCTCATGGCGCCCGAGGCAGCCCATTCGGACGGCGTGCTCGCGTTCTCGATCGACGGCGGTCTCTCGGCGAGTGCCGACCCTATCGACGTCGCCCGCGCTCTACGTCGCGCCATAATGGCGCGAACGCCCCGTTTGCCGAGTGAAAAGGAGCTGCCCCTTTTTTTCACGGGCCACGAAGAGGATGGGAATCCCGCTCGCTCAGGCGCTCATCAGCATATTGCCTGCGTTTTCGACGAGGCTCGCCGTCGCTTGTTGATCCTCGCGCCCCATTTGCTCGAGCGGCGAAATCGGCGGTCGGGAGAGACCGAGAACTGGCGACGGCTCGAAAGCGCCATGAGCGGATTCATCGAATTACGGGCCGGCGTCGCCGGATTGCTGCGTCTGTCGCCGGCGTCCGTCGATCCTCGTGTCGACCCCGTGTTCGCGCCGTCGCGAGAGTGGCTGAGCGCCACCCGCTATAGGGTTCTGCGACACCAGAAGCGTGGCGACGCGCGCCTGGCGTTCGCCGAGGATCTCGGCAGCGAACGAGCACGTAACGGCCTGCCGAGGCCCGAGATATCGATCGTCGAGGTCGGCGGCGGTCGCGGGGGACTGGCGGGAACCGCGCTTCTGCGATTTTCTCGAGCCGTTCCAGGACCAATTTTGATCGGCCGCGACCGACATTTCGGAGGCGGCTTATTTGTCAACGGTTCGGAGTGACGCGCTATGGAGGAGAGCTGGGGGAGGCCGTGATCAAACAAGCACGGGTGGCTGTTTGGTAATGCGTAGATCGACAAAATTGCATTTTCCGTGGCGTGGCCCGGCAGAGTAGAGTCCATGACACAGGTCTACTTTCACCGAACGCGCGAGTTTCCCGGACGGCTATCGCAAAACGGGTAAAATTTAATGATCCGTCCGAGCTATTTGAATTCCATTTAAGGCCCCGAAAGGCCGCAGAGGTGCGAGCGCGTCCTGCTTCGTCAAACGCTATGTCGGAGCCGGTAGAGTTTGTGGTCAATTAAATCCCGCGGAAAATTGGAAAAAACAAAAACCGCCGCGGCGGCTCTTTTTGTCGCCGCGGCGTTTAAGTAAGAAAACTTATAAATATAAACCCTCCGGACGAACGAAACTCCCAGGCCAAGGTTTTAAAAAAACGCCGAAGCGCTTTAAAACTTGGTCTGGGAGTTCCGTCCGGCTTACCGGAGAGAGATTACGTAACGAACAAAACTTCACCGAGGAAAAACAAGGACTCTCGTAGAAGAAAACCCTCGGCTATTAAAGTTTCGCTACGCCCCTCACACATGCGCCAGCGGAAGCCATGTGCCTGTTGACTGCTTTACGAGGTTATTCGCCACCCCGGCTCCGTCGATCTTCAACTTAAGGACTATCCGAGCGCTTTGGAGCATCCCACAGTAGCGCGATTTAGATATCAACCCTGCCGTCTTTGCCCGACGATTGATACCGAGCCGATTGTCACCGGCGGTGCTTTGGCTGTTGGCTTTGGCGCTGCGCGTAAGGCTTGAATATTAGATCACAATCGCGAAGCTTGTTCAAGAGTATATTTGATCTAACCAGGCTCCCTCGTTGGCTTTGTGAGGAGGATGCGGGACCATTGATGCGCCTCGTCAGCAAGAGCGGGTCGCAGCCATGGCGAGGGCAA
The sequence above is a segment of the Methylosinus trichosporium OB3b genome. Coding sequences within it:
- the cas7g gene encoding type I-G CRISPR-associated RAMP protein Csb1/Cas7g, with the translated sequence MTVLDSRILDSWANDPKGPVALHLEQKLLPVEGADAPIFPPTYAEIGYNIDTLGDGTKVAAIDSVGAQANRIEPIFKQPDYVHLVPQIDIAYGNEKSISILEAGHRLGDAIVRCIGAADGFDLRKSAHDAFELFHDANDSSAIARLSPTSLVFGVWDSRDTQAKLPRIVQSTIRAFDVDVLRRSAQYNPAVDYSTLDVFGEEEKAKQEGDPKSPLAKRGFVHVPAGQAPGGVIARGPIRRDVTVNLVALRRLQGENGEALRRYILGLSLVAATAPLDLFLRQGCLLVPDIDAPARWRRIDRNGARVEIDLAGDAALAYASDAAKAFGVASPRIVSFDKGRAKEDAKKADKKAKKAEKETETA
- the csb2 gene encoding type I-G CRISPR-associated protein Csb2, with the translated sequence MPALLVTVRFVEGRYHGRPEWPPSPARLFQALVAGAARGARLHEDDIRALRWLEALAPPVIFAPPAREGAGFVNFVPNNDLDAVDGDPTRVGELRVGKTIKPRYFDADAPLHYLWAFDENPAHALAAQIGSIAERLYQLGRGVDMAHAQAVILDDEATHRLDLEGRAHYPAPTRGALPLACPTNGSLDSLMLRHEAFRHRFLDAVGAGKRSAGGRVFAQPPKPLIRIIGYDSPARLLLYDIRRIEVEKSDPLFAPQPLTKTATLVVTLRDAAAARLCRALPPPRAALVEPVFVGRGATDADKTSRIRIIPLPSVGFVHADRAIRRVLVAVPANCPLPVDDIEWAFSGRDEAKGAPDKGMSWSLVPASDRTMLRRYAAEGEKAASVWRSVTPAALPVGRRWGRGGGFARSEAEAAAAHAVRDALRHEGVHETALAIRVQREPFDANGARAENFAGARFEPAQLWHVEITFAAPVFGPLVIGDGRWLGLGLMAPEAAHSDGVLAFSIDGGLSASADPIDVARALRRAIMARTPRLPSEKELPLFFTGHEEDGNPARSGAHQHIACVFDEARRRLLILAPHLLERRNRRSGETENWRRLESAMSGFIELRAGVAGLLRLSPASVDPRVDPVFAPSREWLSATRYRVLRHQKRGDARLAFAEDLGSERARNGLPRPEISIVEVGGGRGGLAGTALLRFSRAVPGPILIGRDRHFGGGLFVNGSE